One Candidatus Zixiibacteriota bacterium genomic window, CTCGGGATTATACAGGACATCGAAACGCAGATCCAGCGGGATACTGACACCGTAGTAAGCACTGATAAATATCTGCATCAACCGCCCCATATAACCGATCCCGATAGCTGTCTGGTTGGCATTGGAGCCATCGGTTATAAGTGAAACAGACGGGTTCTCACGATTCATCAAGTCATGGGCAAAACCCGGCGGTATAACGATTGCCATATCCGAAGAACTGCGCTTGAAATTATCTTCAAGATGTTGCAGCGCCATGATCGTATCGTTTGGCGTGAAATACCCGGAGGCCCCTACCGATCGGACCAGCTCGCGAGACTCATGGGTACGATCGAAGTCATATACATCGAGGCTCAGATTTTTAACGTCGATATTCACGACATACCCGAACAGCAGCAACTGAATTACCGGCATCAGGAAGATGATGCGAATCATGTTGCGGTCGCGAAGAATCTGAATGAATTCTTTTTTCACGACTCCGATCAAAGCCCGACTCATTAGGCAATCCTCCGCGTAAATTTCTTGCCGGCAATCAGCATCAACACCGTCATCAGAATAATCAAGTAGAGGCCCTGCATGGCCAGAACGTCAAGCCCGGCCCCCTTGAGGGCGATGCCGCGAATAATCGTCACGAAAAACTTGGCCGGTATTACGTTCGAAAGAAGTTGCAGTACTACGGGCATGTTTTTGACAGCGAAAATGAATCCGGAGAGCATCACTGCCGGAAGCATCGTCAGCATCATGGCCAGCATCATCGCCACCTGTTGCGTCTTTACCATCGCGGAGACAAGGACGCCAAGCGAAAGAGCCGTCGCCACGTATATCAAAGCAAATCCCAGCAGGAGTATTTGAGAACCGACGAAGGGTACATTGAACAACAACCTGGCGGCAACCAGCACCAGGACGGCATCGAGCAATGCCAGACCGATGTACGGGATGATCTTACCGGTTAAAATCTGCCAGGGCGTCACCGGCGCCGTCAACAACTGCTCCATCGTGCCGGTTTCTTTTTCACGGGCGATGGTGATCGAGGTCAGCAGAGCCGAGATCATCATCAGGATAATCGCCACCAGACCCGGGACAAAGAAATGCGAGGACTCCAGATCCGGATTGTACAGGTTCTGGATTGCCAGCCTGACCTGGGGTACTTCCACGCCGACCGGCAGATGTTCGAGAATAAACGTATTAACCAGCGCCTTGGAATAGTTCATCACCGCCGCGCCGAGGTTGTTGTCGGAGCCGTCGACGGTCATCCCCAACTCGTACGTTTGCCCATTACGCAGTTTTTCGGCGAACCCGGGTCGGATATACAACACCGCCGTTACGTCGTCAGAACGCATGGCGGCCTGAGGATCGGACAGAGAAACCGGATTTTCGGGACGCGAGAAATAAGGTGACGCGTAAAAGGCGTCAATCAACTCGGTTGACTCAATCGTTTTGTCGTAATCGACTATCGCTATGTTGATGTTCTTGATATCGAGGTTGATGGCATAACCGTACAGCAGCGTCATTATGATCGGCATGGCGATGGCGATAGCCAGCGATTTGGGATCGCGAAGAATGTGATAGAATTCCTTGACGGCAATAAATTTAATCTTTCGCACATTCGCCTCCCCGGCTGTCGATCAAGTCGATAAACATCGTTTCGAGATTCGGCGCTTTATATTTGGCGATCAAATCGAACGGCTTGCCTAATTCAACGATTTTCCCGCAGTGCATGATCGAGATTCGTCCGCAGTACTCCGCCTCGTCCATGTAATGAGTAGTTACGAACACCGTCACACCCTCTTCGGCCAGGTCGTACAGAATCGACCAGAACTTGCGCCGGAAAACCGGATCGACGCCGCCGGTCGGTTCGTCCAGAAAAATGATTTCCGGACGATGCAGCAACGATACCGCCAGCGCCAGTCTTTGTCTCCAGCCGATCGGTAACGAGACCGGTTGACGGTCCAGGATATCTTCCAGATGCAAGCGCGCCGCCAGTTCATCGCGTCTTTGCTTCACTTCTTTTCGGCTCATCCCATACGCCGCACCGTAAAAATCCATGTTTTCACGTCCGGTCAGATCGCCGTATAACGAAAATTTCTGCGACATATACCCGATTCGTGACTTGATCCGCTCCGATTCCTTTATGATATCGCAACCCGCCACGCGACCGTTGCCGGAGGTCGGCATGAGCAATCCGCACAACATACGGATCGCAGTGGTCTTACCGGCGCCGTTGGCTCCGAGGAATCCGAATATCTCCCCCTTCGCGACCGTCAGCGAGATATTGTCAACAGCGGTAAAATCACCGAACCGCCGAGTCAGATTGACAACTTCAACGGCGTTGTTCATGACAACCGCTCCATGAGTTGAATGAAACAATCCTCGAGATCCGCTTCGATCGGATTTATCGCATTGAAATCAAGTCCCAAACGTTCTATCCCGGCGCGATAATGCTCGATATCATCATCACGATCGATACTGAGATGCAATCCCGCCCCGAATCGACGAGCTGTAATCCCTTCGATGTTATTTAGTTTTTCAACCAGCGTCGAGGCAGGCTCCACATCGAGATAATACAAGCGCCCTTCGAACAAGTGCCGCAACTCATCGGGAGTCCCCTCCGCCAGCTTTTTGCCACCGAAAATGAAACAAGCCCGATCGGCCCGCGCCACTTCGTCCATGTAAGGCGTGGAGACCAGAATCGTTACCCCCTCGTTACGGAGATTCAAGAGAATTTCCCAGAACTGTCGTCGCGACAAAGGATCCACACCGGTGGTTGGTTCATCGAGAAATAGAAATTTAGGATCGTGCATCAAAGCGCACGACAATGCCAGTTTCTGCTTCATCCCGCCGGACAGCGCCTGGGCGCGTCGACCGCGAAACGGCTTGAGGTTGGAGAACCGATACAACTCTTCCGCCCGCTTCTCGAACGCTTCCCCGTAAACGTCGAAAATGCCGGCGTAAAAACGTAGATTCTCTTCGACCGACAGGTCCGGATACAACGAAAACACCTGCGGCATATAACCCAACTCCGGCTTGATTTCATCGAACCGGTCGGACATGTTGCGCCCGCCGATAAGGATTTCACCCTTATCCATGTCGATCAGGTTGCAGATCAGGCGCATGAGCGTGGTCTTTCCGGCGCCGTCCGGTCCGACCAGCGCCGTGATCTGTCCCGTCGGCAGATCGAGCGAAAAATCAGTCAGCGCCGCAATCGAACCGTATCGACGCGAGACATCGTTTATCTGAAGCGCATTATTCATGGTCAAGCGTCACGTAAACCGGCATGCCGATCTTCAGCATTCTTTCACTGTTGTCCACACTGACCTTCACGGCATACACTAAATTGGCGCGTGATTTTTTAGTCTGTACATTCTTGGGGGTGAACTCCGCCTCCTCCGATGTCCAGACGACCGTGCCGGGATACTGGCCCGCTTCGGTCTCGGTGTCAACCGTGGCTTTATCGCCAACCTTGATGCGGGAGAATTCTTCCAGCGGCAGGTAGACCTTGACATGGAAGCGGTTGAGATTGGATATCTTGGCAATCGGTTTGCCGGGTGCAAGCAGCTCGCCCTTGTCGACAAATTTCTCCGTCACCACCCCGTCGATTCCGCTTACCGGGTAGCAATCCGCAATCGCTTGTTCGATACGCGCTATTTCCGCCTCAATTTTCATTAACTCGGCTTTAATGGACTCGATACTTGTCCGCGCCGTAGCCGTTCCCAATTTAGCCTGGGCCAGTTCGTGTTCGATCTGATCCATACGCGCCGTAGTTCCGGTACCAGACTGCACCAACGCTGCAATACGAGCATATTCTTTTTCCAAATAGCTTTCTGACTCGACCGCCTGTTGCCGTCGAACCTCGGCCGCATTCAACTGCGCCTCGGCCGAAGCCTTACCGGCCAATGCCGCCTGGTGCTCCAGTTCCAGTTTGGTGGCGTCGATTACTACCAGCGTATCTCCCGCCTTGACTTCGGACCCCTCATTGAAGAGCTCCCGGTCAACACGTCCCGCAGCTTCGGCCGAAACGATTATCTCATCCGTTTCCAGAATACCGGAGCTACCGGCTCGGTCTTGTTCACCGCTGCAACCGAAAGCCAACAACAGAACCGGCAACAATACTATGGCAAATAACCGTCTCATTTCATTCTCCTTTGGCTTGAACATGCTTGCCAACCAGGTATTCGTATTGATTCAGCGCCAGGCGATAGTCGGCCTCGGACGAAGCAAGCATCGCCTCAGCCTGACTCAGGGCCGCTTCCGTATCCAGCAGATGATTGGGTGAAAGCACTCCCTCGCGATTTTTCACTTTGGCCAGGCGGTAGTTATCGGCGGCAATGCGATAACTCGTTTCCGCCGTGCGGTATCCGGTATAAGCTAGTTTGAGACTTTCATAAGCAATCCGGGCTTGCTGCAGCAACGCCTCATGGACTCGATCGTACTCGTGACGACTCGCCTCAAGACGTTGTCGCGCCGCTCGTACCTGTGCTCCGGTACGACCACCCAGATTGAACGACCAATTGAGCGTCGCCCCAACCGTTGCGTTACCGTTAAAATCTTTTTCAAACGGACTGAGGTTCGGTTTGCCGTACGCATACCCGGCAAAAACAGCCAGGTCCGGCATATAAGAGGCCTTATTGAGTCTGATGATAGATCGATTTAATTCAATCGCCGATCGCGCCCCCACCAGTTCCGCCTTGTTGTCGTTGAGTACGACTTGTTCTTCAGGTACTTCCGAAGGAGCGGGGTATGCTTCGGTCAGTCTGATCGAAACCTCCGGCTCCAAACCGAGCAACATCGACAACACAATTTCCCGACTCCGTCGTCCGCTTGCGGCTTGATCCACCGCCAGCGAGGCGTTGTTGACCGCCAGTTCGGCTTCGTAAAGATCGACCGAATCGGCCGTGCCCGCGTCATACATCGACTGTACGTCCTGGCGGAGCAATTCCGTTCGCGTTAGCGATGATCGGGCAGCGTCAACCAGTTCGTCCGCCCGAGCCAGCTCCAGGCAGGACTGCCGGGCAAGATAACGGATATCATCCGAGGATTTCTGTTCGAGCGCGTTCCTGATCGCCAGATTAGCTTGGGCCAGATCAATCGACGATGAGATTTTCCCGCCGGTGTACAGAGGTAGACTTATTTTCACGTTAGTCTGATAGTTTTCGTGCAGCCCGATATCGCGTTGGATCCGGTTCCCGAGTATCTCCATATCAAGCTGGGAAATATCGCTATTGTGGAGAGCGGTGGCATCGGCCGTGATATTCGGGAAACGACCCGCTCGGGCAGCTTTAAGATCAGCCTGGTACGCCTCGCTCTCGGCTCGAGCTTTTTTAAGGTCCCAGGAATGATTCAGCGCCATCTGTTCCGCCTGAGCTGAAGTCAGATCGACCGCTCCTGAAAAACCCGCCGTCAGGCAAAACCAGCTCATGGTTATCAGTAATATCGCTTTCATCGTGCTAACACTCCGTTCAGAAGCAGATCCACTACAGCCTCCTTACGTTCGGCAATCATCTTTTCGGCATCGGGGAATTCCATGACCCGCTGCATAATCGGAAGCATCAGAAAGAATCCGACACTCATGGATATCAAAGACGTCATGGTATGGAGGACATTGACATTCCGCAGATGACCGCTTTTTACACCGTCCAAAAGGCGCATACGGAGAACTTCCGGAACTCCGGACCGGCGGAAAGTCTCCCCCACCTTATCAATGATCGCGCTGTCGTCGTTCGCCAACTCCCGCAACATTATTTTACGCAGGGCGGGGTTGGCAGTAAAAATCATCGTATGTGATTCCAATATCGCCCCTATAACATCTCTGAGAGTGTCCAGCTTGACCACCCGGTCGTATATACGCTGGGCAACCGATGTGATGCGATCGGAAATCGTTTCATCGTACAAGTTATCTTTTGACTGAAAATGGTAGTAAATCATGGCTTTGTTCACCCCGGCTCGTCCGGCTATCCGGTCAACCCGAGAGCCTGCTTTACCATATTCGGCGAACTCCTCAACAGCGGCATTGATAATTTTCGCTCGAGTTGATTCCGCCTCAGTCCTCTCGGGATCACTACTCATTTAACTAACCTTTCAGTTAAACCAACTATTTAGTTAAATATACGGATCATTTATCGGAAACGTTATGACTTTTTTCATTATTTTATTTAGTTGTTGCTATAAAACAAGTTAACTGGATAAATTTATTATCCTACGGTCCCGGATATCGGCCTATTGCGCTCACTATGGACCTGTTTTTAACTTTGCTTGTTACTTGAGGGAATGTCTCAATGGCTCCTGATCGCCTGGGCTTACCGGATCGAGCGCAATCGCCGACCTCTATTACAACAGGCTGATAGTCTCGACAGGTAACTACCGGAGAAACGAATACACCGTGACGACCGGAAACGCGGTGTGTATAAAATTCCGATGCCCGGCAGAGAGGGTTATAGGGGCAGCCGGTTGTAATAGGGAGATTGACCAATGAGACTTGCATTCAAGATAATGGTGGCTTTGATAATCGTCGTGGCGATTCTGATGGCTATCAACAGCTATCTTGTCGTGCAGCGAGAGGTGGCTCTTTTTCGTTCCGATATGAACCTGCATGCTTACCTGCTGGGCAGTGTTCTGGCCAGTTCCGCCAGCGATATCTGGCGCTCCACCGGTCCTGAGCGGGTACGCAGCATCGTTGCCGATGCCAATCGTTCCGAGAATCTGGTGCGCGTCCGCTGGGTTCGATTCGATGTTCCCCCGGATAATCCCGATGCTCCCCTGGCAACCATACCGGATCTGCGCCCGCTGGAAACCGGTCATGAACTATTGTTCTCCGAATATCAGGTTAAGGGGAAGTCATTCCACATTGCTTATTTCCCGGTTCAGTCGAGCACTTCTTACATCACCGCCCTGGAGCTGTCCCAGCCGCTTTCCCTGATGCATAATTACGTGAGAGCGACGGTCCTGCGACATGTCGTCCTTTTTGTTTCTTTTATCCTTGTCGGGAGTCTTCTGTTCTGGTGGCTGGGGATACATTTGGTAGGTCGACCTATTCACACTCTGGTTCGTCAGGCTCATACTGTCGGTGAAGGTGATCTTGACGTTCGCAACAACCTCACGGAGGTCAGCGACGAGATCGGAGAACTGGCGCGAGGGATGAACGACATGGTCGAGAGGCTCGGTGAAGCCCACCGTCGGGTAGAGCACGAAACGGCCCGGAGAATCGAAGCGATCGAGCAGCTCAATCATGCCGAACGGCTGGCCACGGTCGGCAAACTTGCCTCCGGTTTGGCCCATGAACTGGGGACACCGCTCAATGTCGTGGCCGGTCGCGCCAAGATGATCGCCGATGAGGAAATGTCCCGGGACGAAATAGTCGACAGTGCTTCCGTCATCAGAAACCAGGCGGAGCGAATGACCGGTATCATTCGACAGTTACTGGATTTCGCACGACGCAAGCGCTCCGAGAAGAAACTCGAAGATATCGCGTTGCCCGTCAGGAACGTGTTGCATGTTTTAACCCCAATCGCCTCTCAGAGTAAAGTGGAACTCAAGACGGACAGCGACGGGAACACTACCCAGGTCATGATGGACTCCGGGCAAATCCAGCAAATCATATCCAATCTCGTCGTGAATGCCATACATGCCATGCCGAACGGCGGCCTAATCACTATCGGATACGGTCAACGAACCGTCTGCCCACCGGCCGACAGAGGCGACGACGAGGGCGAATATGGGTATATTGAAGTGATCGATAACGGCGTCGGTATTCCCCAGGAAAATCTCTCACGTATCTTCACTCCGTTCTTCTCGACCAAACAAGTAGGCGAAGGCACCGGGCTCGGGCTGTCTATCGCGCACGGCATCGCAACCGAACACGGCGGCTGGCTGACCGTTGACAGCACTGTCGGTGTCGGCACTAAATTCACACTTTATTTACCTTTAGGAAAGACGGTATGATCGGAAAAGCGATCGTCATCGACGACGACCAAAGCACCTGCGAAATGCTGGCGGCCTCGCTCAGCCGCAAAGGTTTAGAAATATCCTGGCACACATCGGTCCGGGAAGCAGATTCCGTTCTGAATTCGCAAGAATACGACGTCGTGCTCACCGATATGAACATGCCGGGAGAGGACGGCCTTTCATTGTGTCGTCGACTGGTCGAAAGCCGTCCCGATATCCCGGTCGTCGTTATAACGGCATTTGGCAGCATGGAAACAGCGGTTTCGGCGCTTCGGGCCGGAGCGTACGATTTCGTCAATAAACCGATTGACCTCGATGTCCTCGCTTTGATCCTCAAACGTGCCGTGGAACACCGTCGGTTACTCGAACGAATACGGATTTTGAATGAGACGATCGATGCCCCTTCCCGTTTCGACGGTCTTATCGGAGCCAGCCATCCGATGAGTGAGCTGTTCGAGTTGATTCGCCGCGTCGCGGCCGTCGACGCCTCTGTCCTGATCAGCGGTGAATCCGGAACCGGAAAAGAACTGGTTGCCCGCGCCCTGCACAACAACTCCTCCCGCCGTGAGGCTCCGTTCGTGGCCGTTAACTGCTCGGCCATGCCGGAGACGCTCCTCGAAAGCGAGTTGTTCGGTCATGTCAAAGGCTCATTCACCGGCGCACGCACCGATCATGACGGCCTTTTCGTTCAGGCCAACGGCGGCACTCTGCTGCTGGACGAGATCGGTGAAATGCCTCTATCATTACAACCAAAACTGCTGCGTGCTATCGAACAGCGTTCGGTGCGCCCGATTGGCGGTACCCAGGAGAAGAGTTTCGATATCCGCATTATCGCCGCCACCAATCGCGATCTCGAACACATGGTCCACGAGGGCTATTTCCGTCAAGACTTGTTTTACCGATTCAACGTCATCCCGATCAACCTGCCGCCGTTGAGAGTACGAGACAACGATATCCTGCTTCTGGCCGAACGGTTTATCAAGGAATTCGCCTCCCGCACCGGAAGAGAAGTTGGCGGCTTGTCAACACCGGTTGCCCAAAAGCTGCTTGCCTACCCCTGGCCCGGAAATGTTCGTGAACTGAGAAACTGTATCGAACACGCGGTAACTCTTACGAAGCACAACAAACTAGTGATCGATGACCTGCCCGACAAAATCTCCGGACACACCGCATCAAGTCCGATCGTCATGTCCAACATCCCAGGTGAACTGGTCCCGATGGACGAAGTCGAGCGGCGCTATATTACCCATGTTCTGACGGCCGCCGGCGGCAACAAGTCGACCGCGGCTACGATTCTCGGGATGGATCGCAAGACGCTCTATCGGAAAATTGAGCGCTACGGGATATCAGTCGAGCCCTCTTCCGATGCGGATTGATCTGTTCACAGATCACCTTTTCAAAAGCATCACATTGTAGACATCTGCCCCAGTGTGGCATAACGCCACAAAATCGCCTGATTCAGCACCGCTTTCTGCAATAGCTATATCGTTACATTTCTATGACTTACGCTGCCCGGCACACACCATGCTATTACAATTATCAGTTAATAAAATGCCAACGGTAAGTCGACTATGAATGACCTGGAGTCAATTGAAACAACCGCACAGAAAAAGAAGAGTTTTTACCGACCGCTCAGGTAGTCGGTTATATGAAGGAGACAAATCATGAACAAGCAGCAACAAGAAGCCGGACAGCGCATCACTGAACATACCGATAGCGCCACAGCCGTACGCACGATGCCGCGCATCCTCGTTGCCGAGGATGATCCCGAAATGCGTCGCCTCCTTGTCTGGAATCTGCGCAAGGAGGGTTTTGAAACGGTAGAGTGCTCCGATGGTTGGGAATTGCTCGACCATCTCGGCAAGCCGGTGCTCGACGGCGATCCCGATGATTTCGATCTCGTCGTCTCCGATATTCGTATGCCGGGTGCTACCGGGCTCGAAGTACTCGAGGGAATCAATGAGACGGAATGGTTCGTTCCGATGATTCTCATCACTGCGTTCGGCAGCGATCAGGTACATCGTGAAGCCGAAGAACTGGGCGCGGCGGGAATTTTCGACAAGCCGTTCGAAGTGCAGGACTTGATCGAACGCATCCGTCAGGTGCTGGTGCTCGATTCTCCCCTCGGACACAACTGGAAACCCGCCAAACGACCGGCAGCCGCCGAACTCGGCATCGACGTGGTATTCGATCACATGGAACCGATTCAACATATCGAACGGAAAGTCCATGAAGCAGCCGCGATCCTGCGCGATATCAACTATCAGATCCTGTACAGCCGTGCCGTAATCACCGGCCCCAGCCCGGGACGTCCGCTCCGGTACCATGTCCAGATCATGGTCACTCTCCCCGACAGGGTATTCGTGGTAAGATCCAATCTGAAGTCGATTAAAAGCGAAGAGGAACTTAACGCCGCTATTCCGCTTGCCTTCGAGATCACTCTCGGCAAGATCAAAAAGTTTTTGGCTAGTCGACCTGACTAACCCTGCCACACATCGTCCCGGCTGCAGAAGCAGCCGGGACGATTTCAAAACCATGCCGCTCCGATTACCGGCCCGTTTCGGCGGACCGTTCTCCCTTGGGGAGGCTGTTGAAAAAGCCATACGCTTGTATATTCGATGAACCACTACTGTAATGCGGGCGACACAAGGCCGCCCGCTACGCGAGACTATGGCTCCTCAACGCGTAGCGGCGGGGCTTGCCTCCGCCGCAATTGAAGTTTGCCAACAATCCCCGGGGGGTCGATTTTCACTTTCCCGTCTCCGAGCGTTCAGGCTGATACCCTTCAATAAGCATCGCTTTCATTATTTCGATAGCCTCCGTCCCAATCGTTTCGGCCGTGGCTTTCATCGTCATTTCCATGTCGGGAGTGATTCCGACCGCTCGCAATCGTGACGCGGCTGTCGTCGTATCGAGCCCCAGACGTAAACAAACCGAACCGATTGATTTATTACCGATCCCGGTCCCAGCAAACTCGACCTCTATTGTCTCCGGCGTATATTGCCCTAATTTCTCCGGTTCAGGCTCAGGCTCGAATTTCTTTATCATGAGATAGAGTTCCATCGGCGCAATATCGTTGCGTTCCGCAATCGTTTCGAGCGTCTCATCGACTCCTGAGAATTTGATTCCGTTCGCCTTCAATTCAGCCGTGGCCCTGGCCAAGTTGATATCCATTTTGGTCGTAAAGGTTTTCAGCGATTGCAATTCGGCATGCCCGAACGGTGGCTCGTATTCATTTTGAACAACCCAAACATCTTTTAACCAGGTATTGAAATCGAGCAGATACGACAACGGCGGAAACGGCCAGATGGCGCTGACCACAACCCAAACCGACAACACCGATGAAATCGCCAGCTCCCGGCGCAATTTCACTCCCCTACGGGCCTTGTCCTTGAAGTAGTTCATCAACGGCTTCCAGTTCAAATAAATATGAACACCACCGGCTATGATGAAAAGGATGCTCGACAGAATATGAATGTTGCCCCACTGAGTCTTGGTCAGTCCCAGCATCGACCAGGTAGTCCAATAAGCAACCCTCCCAGCCGGTTCGACATACAACACCAGACCAGTGATTGCCATGATTATAAAACCGAACAGGGTGAAAAAGGAAGTCAACCCGCGAGTATGTATTTTTCCTGAGGCCATTTTTTGCTCCATATATTTCAGTTTTCTACTTTAGATACAAACCGGTCAAAAATGATTCAATGACTGTACCGTACGGTTCACCACCGCTTCGGTTAGTGATCACTAACGTACACTGAGCGGCTCTCGCAGATGACACCCTCACCCGTATTCACAACCACGACAACGGGATAATTACAGTCAGACATGTTTGGCACGGCAGTTGTATATCTCCCCGGACAAGAACGAAATTAGACTATTCCCAAAGGGAATTGATACATCGTAGACTCGAAAGGAGCACAACCATGAAGATTAACAGCAGCCTCTTGACAGCGATAGCCATCTTTGGAATGGCTCTGCTGATTGCCCCGGTCGGACAGGCTCAGACTTGTAACGGTTCCGGCGGCAATTTCATCGATCTCGACGGAGACGGCTTTAACGATAACGCGCCCGACGCTGACGGCGACGGTATTCCGAACGGCCTGGATGAAGACTGGATTAAGAATCCGCAGGACGGAACCGGCTACAAGAACGCGTACAAGAAGGGTCAACTCGGTCAGAACAGCATGCAGGATCCGGCCAAGGCTCAGTCCATGACCAAGTCCCAGCAGTTCAAGCGCCTTCAGATGTTTGCCGGAAACATCCTGCGCAACCGGATCAGCGCCCTTGGCGGTATGAACGGCTCCGGCGCCGGTATCTGTGACGGTTCCGGTTCCGGTAGTGGCGCCGGAACGGGTATCTGCGACGGCACCGGCCCGCACGGCGGCGGTCAGCGTAACGGCAACGGCGGCAAGTAATGTTCTCTTGATCGTTGGTTCTAGAACTCGATCGGGCGGCGCGTGAACCGCCCGGTCGAGATTTGTTAACGGAAGATGTCTTGCAGAGGGAACATCATGCGAAACAAAATCACCTTGTCGATCCTGGCACTCCTCAGCGCGACGGCCCTGGCAACCGCCCGGGCTGAGACCAAAACCGACCTGTCTTTCGGCAGCGGCTATCAAGGCAATCTCTTTGCCGATTCCAACAGCACCGGTGATGCCTTCGCAACTTTAGGGATCGACTTACAGCATTATCCCTCCGGATCGGTACAACTGGCCGCAAGCGGCCATTATAACCATTTCATTGAATACGAGGATTTGTCCAACTTCATCGGTGACTTATCGGTGGTAATAATCCCAACCGGAAATCAGTCACGCACGAACCTCTCTCTGTCGGGAGCTTTCTCAATCCGGCATTTCGGTGATGCTTACGAACTCTACGATCAGATCGGCGCTTTGATATCGGCCAGTCTCGGTTACGGCCTCACCCCCGGTATATTCCTGCACTCCTCGGCAGCTTTCGTCAACACCAGCTATACCAACGCCGATTACGGTTCCAGTCGCAGCCTCGATCTTTCAACGGGAATAAACCTGACCCTCTTCGGCGCCAACAGCTTTGCCCTGAAGGGAGATTTTACCACCCGGTCAATCGATCAATTGATCACCGCATCGACTTCCGGCTCCGGTCATGGCTCCGGCAACGAGCAGGACAATTCGGACA contains:
- a CDS encoding ATP-binding protein; the encoded protein is MRLAFKIMVALIIVVAILMAINSYLVVQREVALFRSDMNLHAYLLGSVLASSASDIWRSTGPERVRSIVADANRSENLVRVRWVRFDVPPDNPDAPLATIPDLRPLETGHELLFSEYQVKGKSFHIAYFPVQSSTSYITALELSQPLSLMHNYVRATVLRHVVLFVSFILVGSLLFWWLGIHLVGRPIHTLVRQAHTVGEGDLDVRNNLTEVSDEIGELARGMNDMVERLGEAHRRVEHETARRIEAIEQLNHAERLATVGKLASGLAHELGTPLNVVAGRAKMIADEEMSRDEIVDSASVIRNQAERMTGIIRQLLDFARRKRSEKKLEDIALPVRNVLHVLTPIASQSKVELKTDSDGNTTQVMMDSGQIQQIISNLVVNAIHAMPNGGLITIGYGQRTVCPPADRGDDEGEYGYIEVIDNGVGIPQENLSRIFTPFFSTKQVGEGTGLGLSIAHGIATEHGGWLTVDSTVGVGTKFTLYLPLGKTV
- a CDS encoding TetR/AcrR family transcriptional regulator → MSSDPERTEAESTRAKIINAAVEEFAEYGKAGSRVDRIAGRAGVNKAMIYYHFQSKDNLYDETISDRITSVAQRIYDRVVKLDTLRDVIGAILESHTMIFTANPALRKIMLRELANDDSAIIDKVGETFRRSGVPEVLRMRLLDGVKSGHLRNVNVLHTMTSLISMSVGFFLMLPIMQRVMEFPDAEKMIAERKEAVVDLLLNGVLAR
- a CDS encoding ABC transporter ATP-binding protein → MNNALQINDVSRRYGSIAALTDFSLDLPTGQITALVGPDGAGKTTLMRLICNLIDMDKGEILIGGRNMSDRFDEIKPELGYMPQVFSLYPDLSVEENLRFYAGIFDVYGEAFEKRAEELYRFSNLKPFRGRRAQALSGGMKQKLALSCALMHDPKFLFLDEPTTGVDPLSRRQFWEILLNLRNEGVTILVSTPYMDEVARADRACFIFGGKKLAEGTPDELRHLFEGRLYYLDVEPASTLVEKLNNIEGITARRFGAGLHLSIDRDDDIEHYRAGIERLGLDFNAINPIEADLEDCFIQLMERLS
- a CDS encoding ABC transporter permease, encoding MRKIKFIAVKEFYHILRDPKSLAIAIAMPIIMTLLYGYAINLDIKNINIAIVDYDKTIESTELIDAFYASPYFSRPENPVSLSDPQAAMRSDDVTAVLYIRPGFAEKLRNGQTYELGMTVDGSDNNLGAAVMNYSKALVNTFILEHLPVGVEVPQVRLAIQNLYNPDLESSHFFVPGLVAIILMMISALLTSITIAREKETGTMEQLLTAPVTPWQILTGKIIPYIGLALLDAVLVLVAARLLFNVPFVGSQILLLGFALIYVATALSLGVLVSAMVKTQQVAMMLAMMLTMLPAVMLSGFIFAVKNMPVVLQLLSNVIPAKFFVTIIRGIALKGAGLDVLAMQGLYLIILMTVLMLIAGKKFTRRIA
- a CDS encoding TolC family protein — protein: MKAILLITMSWFCLTAGFSGAVDLTSAQAEQMALNHSWDLKKARAESEAYQADLKAARAGRFPNITADATALHNSDISQLDMEILGNRIQRDIGLHENYQTNVKISLPLYTGGKISSSIDLAQANLAIRNALEQKSSDDIRYLARQSCLELARADELVDAARSSLTRTELLRQDVQSMYDAGTADSVDLYEAELAVNNASLAVDQAASGRRSREIVLSMLLGLEPEVSIRLTEAYPAPSEVPEEQVVLNDNKAELVGARSAIELNRSIIRLNKASYMPDLAVFAGYAYGKPNLSPFEKDFNGNATVGATLNWSFNLGGRTGAQVRAARQRLEASRHEYDRVHEALLQQARIAYESLKLAYTGYRTAETSYRIAADNYRLAKVKNREGVLSPNHLLDTEAALSQAEAMLASSEADYRLALNQYEYLVGKHVQAKGE
- a CDS encoding HlyD family efflux transporter periplasmic adaptor subunit, encoding MRRLFAIVLLPVLLLAFGCSGEQDRAGSSGILETDEIIVSAEAAGRVDRELFNEGSEVKAGDTLVVIDATKLELEHQAALAGKASAEAQLNAAEVRRQQAVESESYLEKEYARIAALVQSGTGTTARMDQIEHELAQAKLGTATARTSIESIKAELMKIEAEIARIEQAIADCYPVSGIDGVVTEKFVDKGELLAPGKPIAKISNLNRFHVKVYLPLEEFSRIKVGDKATVDTETEAGQYPGTVVWTSEEAEFTPKNVQTKKSRANLVYAVKVSVDNSERMLKIGMPVYVTLDHE
- a CDS encoding ATP-binding cassette domain-containing protein, whose product is MNNAVEVVNLTRRFGDFTAVDNISLTVAKGEIFGFLGANGAGKTTAIRMLCGLLMPTSGNGRVAGCDIIKESERIKSRIGYMSQKFSLYGDLTGRENMDFYGAAYGMSRKEVKQRRDELAARLHLEDILDRQPVSLPIGWRQRLALAVSLLHRPEIIFLDEPTGGVDPVFRRKFWSILYDLAEEGVTVFVTTHYMDEAEYCGRISIMHCGKIVELGKPFDLIAKYKAPNLETMFIDLIDSRGGECAKD